One Actinosynnema pretiosum DNA segment encodes these proteins:
- a CDS encoding S-(hydroxymethyl)mycothiol dehydrogenase, giving the protein MSRTVSAVVAPGGGKPAELVEVVVPDPGPDEVTVRVLASGVCHTDLHYRDGVIAAEGPYLLGHEASGIVERVGPGVRNVAPGDFVVLNWRAVCGECRACRRGRAEACVDDRTATTPMTLLDGTPLTPALGIGAFTELTLVHSGQCTPVNPAADPAAVCLLGCGVMSGLGAAMNTGGVRVGDTVAVIGVGGVGGAAVAGARLAGATTVVAVDRDERKRGVAHELGATDFVHAAEGVDVVARVRELTGGLGADVVVDAAGSEQTWRQAFYARALGGTFVLVARPDASMRLELPLLDAFLRNGTYRTSWYGDCLPSRDFPPLVELFLQDRLPLRRFVSERIGLGDVERAFEAMRRGDVLRSVVVLGGAG; this is encoded by the coding sequence ATGTCCAGGACGGTCAGTGCTGTGGTGGCGCCGGGTGGCGGCAAGCCCGCCGAGCTGGTGGAGGTCGTGGTGCCGGACCCCGGTCCGGACGAGGTGACCGTCCGGGTGCTGGCGTCGGGGGTGTGCCACACCGACCTGCACTACCGGGACGGGGTGATCGCCGCCGAGGGCCCGTACCTGCTGGGCCACGAGGCCTCCGGGATCGTGGAGCGGGTGGGGCCGGGCGTGCGGAACGTCGCGCCCGGCGACTTCGTGGTGCTCAACTGGCGGGCGGTGTGCGGCGAGTGCCGGGCGTGCAGGCGCGGGCGGGCCGAGGCGTGCGTGGACGACCGCACCGCCACCACCCCGATGACCCTGCTCGACGGGACGCCGCTCACCCCGGCGCTGGGCATCGGCGCGTTCACCGAGCTGACCCTGGTGCACAGCGGCCAGTGCACCCCGGTGAACCCGGCGGCCGACCCGGCCGCGGTGTGCCTGCTCGGGTGCGGGGTCATGTCGGGGCTGGGCGCGGCGATGAACACCGGCGGCGTGCGGGTCGGCGACACGGTCGCGGTGATCGGCGTCGGCGGGGTCGGCGGCGCGGCGGTCGCGGGCGCGCGGCTGGCCGGGGCGACGACGGTCGTGGCGGTGGACCGGGACGAGCGCAAGCGCGGCGTCGCGCACGAGCTGGGCGCCACCGACTTCGTGCACGCGGCCGAGGGCGTGGACGTGGTCGCGCGCGTCCGCGAGCTGACCGGCGGGCTGGGCGCCGACGTGGTCGTCGACGCAGCCGGGTCCGAGCAGACCTGGCGGCAGGCGTTCTACGCGCGGGCGCTGGGCGGCACGTTCGTGCTGGTCGCCAGGCCGGACGCGTCGATGAGGCTGGAGCTGCCGCTGCTGGACGCGTTCCTGCGCAACGGCACGTACCGCACGAGCTGGTACGGCGACTGCCTCCCGTCCCGCGACTTCCCGCCGCTGGTCGAGCTGTTCCTCCAGGACCGCCTGCCGCTGCGCCGGTTCGTGTCCGAGCGGATCGGGCTCGGCGACGTGGAACGCGCGTTCGAGGCGATGCGCAGGGGCGACGTGCTGCGCAGCGTGGTGGTGCTGGGCGGCGCGGGCTAG
- a CDS encoding MFS transporter — MSGTPRIAGGITAFAIFATAVSFVISMAGSSMKSTVQVLFLPMVDSFDVTRGTLAVGTTLFAVVTALASSAVGHLADRIGAVPVLAMGAGIVGCVLLVCGTVTDIRLFVLAYGVLGAIGCTMLSFVPLGVLADQLFAGRNAGVLYAVLTNGAAVGFMVLVPLWTYLGGITDWRQILLGAGAVFLVVLLPLSLLLVRSSTRQPKPPAAPAEHGFLAGVRTAFADRRVRGLILPFFACGTTMAFVDVHLFPHMHDHGVAPVTSSVAFVLLGATEIAGSLVAGRLCDRGRIRATLVGGYLMRAGAMVLTPFFSAEFTVLVFGAVFGASYLVTVVATTMWIAKILPRGRKGTAIGVLWALHMVAVAVSSQLGAVIADRFHSYLPVIALSAVMTVGAALLVSLQPDPDAVGPEVSRTPAAA; from the coding sequence ATGAGCGGCACTCCCAGGATCGCGGGGGGCATCACCGCGTTCGCGATCTTCGCCACCGCGGTCAGCTTCGTGATCTCGATGGCGGGCTCGTCGATGAAGAGCACCGTGCAGGTGCTGTTCCTGCCGATGGTCGACAGCTTCGACGTCACCAGGGGCACCCTGGCGGTGGGCACGACGCTGTTCGCGGTGGTCACCGCGCTCGCCTCGTCGGCGGTGGGGCACCTGGCGGACCGGATCGGCGCGGTGCCGGTGCTGGCGATGGGCGCCGGGATCGTCGGGTGCGTGCTGCTGGTCTGCGGGACGGTCACCGACATCCGGCTGTTCGTGCTGGCCTACGGCGTGCTCGGCGCGATCGGCTGCACGATGCTGTCGTTCGTGCCGCTGGGCGTGCTGGCCGACCAGCTGTTCGCCGGGCGCAACGCGGGCGTGCTGTACGCGGTGCTGACCAACGGCGCGGCGGTCGGGTTCATGGTGCTGGTGCCGCTGTGGACGTACCTGGGCGGCATCACCGACTGGCGGCAGATCCTGCTGGGCGCGGGCGCGGTGTTCCTGGTGGTGCTACTGCCGCTGTCGCTGCTGCTGGTGCGCTCCTCCACCCGCCAGCCCAAGCCGCCCGCCGCGCCCGCCGAGCACGGGTTCCTGGCCGGGGTGCGCACCGCGTTCGCCGACCGGCGGGTGCGCGGGCTGATCCTGCCGTTCTTCGCCTGCGGCACCACGATGGCGTTCGTCGACGTGCACCTGTTCCCGCACATGCACGACCACGGCGTGGCCCCGGTGACCAGCTCGGTGGCGTTCGTGCTGCTGGGCGCGACCGAGATCGCCGGGTCGCTGGTGGCGGGCAGGCTGTGCGACCGGGGCCGGATCAGGGCCACGCTGGTCGGCGGCTACCTGATGCGCGCGGGCGCGATGGTGCTGACCCCGTTCTTCTCCGCCGAGTTCACCGTCCTGGTCTTCGGCGCGGTGTTCGGGGCGAGCTACCTGGTGACCGTGGTGGCCACCACGATGTGGATCGCGAAGATCCTGCCGCGCGGGCGCAAGGGCACCGCGATCGGCGTGCTGTGGGCGCTGCACATGGTGGCGGTGGCGGTGAGCAGCCAGCTGGGCGCGGTGATCGCGGACCGGTTCCACAGCTACCTGCCGGTGATCGCGCTCAGCGCGGTCATGACGGTCGGCGCGGCGCTGCTGGTGTCGTTGCAGCCGGACCCCGACGCGGTCGGCCCCGAGGTGAGCCGGACGCCCGCCGCGGCGTGA
- a CDS encoding ATP-grasp domain-containing protein, which produces MSEKRLVVIGSGGQAFREYALEAMAGEADLVLLENREPTWQKPHITDFRVVDPADVPALVEAVREVAPDGLLTYDESLVGTVARVAAEVGIAHTSPEAIRLCKDKSALRGHLAEAGLSPVRFAVAHTEQEAVDAAGRVGFPLVCKPLALGGSIGVVRADDEAGLREAFAIAATAKAGDGTASKLAGVLLEEYLEGPEFSVDCVVWDGVAHPLVVAEKVLGFPPYFEELGHVVPAEPSPAIDEAVRLVREAHRAVGLDRLVTHTEFRLTPDGPRIIEINVRLGGDLIPLLGKLASGVDLAASAARVAVGLAPETEPLRSEVAAIVMVYPDRAYRVDGVRLRRDEAEYPGLERLTTFLPPGTEVRLPPEGFLSRLGFAIVTGADRRECLERRDAVAADLVVDGTPL; this is translated from the coding sequence GTGAGCGAAAAGCGGCTGGTCGTCATCGGCAGCGGTGGTCAGGCGTTCCGGGAATACGCGCTGGAGGCGATGGCGGGCGAGGCCGACCTCGTGCTCCTGGAGAACCGGGAGCCCACCTGGCAGAAGCCGCACATCACCGACTTCCGGGTGGTCGACCCGGCGGACGTGCCCGCGCTGGTCGAGGCGGTGCGGGAGGTCGCGCCGGACGGGCTGCTGACCTACGACGAGAGCCTGGTCGGCACGGTCGCGCGGGTCGCCGCCGAGGTCGGGATCGCGCACACCTCGCCCGAGGCGATCCGGTTGTGCAAGGACAAGTCCGCGCTGCGCGGGCACCTGGCCGAGGCCGGGCTGAGCCCGGTGCGGTTCGCCGTGGCGCACACCGAGCAGGAGGCCGTGGACGCGGCGGGGCGCGTCGGGTTCCCTCTGGTGTGCAAGCCGCTCGCGCTCGGCGGGAGCATCGGCGTGGTGCGGGCCGACGACGAGGCGGGGCTGCGCGAGGCGTTCGCGATCGCCGCGACCGCCAAGGCCGGGGACGGCACCGCGTCCAAGCTCGCGGGCGTGCTGCTGGAGGAGTACCTGGAGGGGCCCGAGTTCAGCGTCGACTGCGTGGTGTGGGACGGGGTCGCGCACCCGCTGGTGGTGGCCGAGAAGGTGCTGGGCTTCCCGCCGTACTTCGAGGAGCTGGGGCACGTGGTGCCCGCCGAGCCCTCGCCCGCGATCGACGAGGCGGTGCGGCTGGTGCGCGAGGCGCACCGGGCGGTCGGGCTGGACCGGCTGGTCACGCACACCGAGTTCCGGCTCACCCCGGACGGGCCGCGCATCATCGAGATCAACGTGCGCCTGGGCGGCGACCTGATCCCGCTGCTGGGCAAGCTGGCCAGCGGGGTGGACCTGGCCGCGTCGGCGGCGCGGGTGGCGGTCGGGCTGGCCCCGGAGACCGAGCCGCTGCGCTCGGAGGTGGCCGCGATCGTCATGGTGTACCCGGACCGGGCCTACCGGGTGGACGGCGTGCGGTTGCGCCGCGACGAGGCCGAGTACCCCGGTCTTGAGCGGCTGACCACGTTCCTGCCGCCCGGCACCGAGGTGCGGCTGCCGCCGGAGGGCTTCCTGTCCCGGCTGGGCTTCGCGATCGTCACGGGCGCGGACCGGCGGGAGTGCCTGGAGCGGCGGGACGCGGTCGCGGCCGACCTGGTGGTGGACGGGACGCCGCTGTGA
- a CDS encoding MFS transporter, with amino-acid sequence MSAGTGGAGTGGADEQRSVLKVILSSPRPVWILVAGVFVNRSGSYFATFLTLFLEQLGFTLAQMPLILLAVGVAIPCGSMLGGWVSDRFSRKASLVGSTLLAAVGLAVIGFAPTKAVALVGVFAAALFAQSYLPAASALLVDHTRERDRVPVFAFFRLALNVGAAVGPVLAIAITPYGLESLFLVSSGAYLLFSLVLWLGLPKPAARVAEEASADEVAAGGKRFPVQLALFFTGVLLITAVYVQYSSTVPLAVADFHDAKVYAGLLTLNAVLVIVFEVPLSAWTRTLPWRLPLVLGTALMAVGIAASGSFPSFALLIASVVTWTIGEILFSPVVASAAASLSPSGRVGRYQGYLAAVQSTAFALGPAVGTYVYGRGAPLLWVSCLVAGLLAAVAFTAAHKPRGERGAEGVGGATEGSERSSGAAV; translated from the coding sequence GTGAGCGCGGGGACCGGTGGGGCCGGGACCGGTGGGGCCGACGAGCAGCGGTCGGTGCTCAAGGTCATCCTGAGCTCGCCGCGCCCGGTCTGGATCCTCGTCGCGGGCGTGTTCGTCAACCGGTCCGGCTCGTACTTCGCCACGTTCCTGACGCTGTTCCTGGAGCAGCTCGGGTTCACCCTGGCCCAGATGCCGCTGATCCTGCTGGCCGTCGGCGTCGCGATCCCGTGCGGGTCGATGCTGGGCGGCTGGGTGTCGGACCGCTTCTCCCGCAAGGCGTCCCTGGTCGGGTCGACGCTGCTGGCGGCGGTCGGGCTGGCCGTGATCGGCTTCGCGCCGACGAAGGCGGTCGCGCTGGTCGGGGTGTTCGCGGCGGCGCTGTTCGCGCAGTCGTACCTGCCCGCGGCCTCGGCGCTGCTGGTGGACCACACCCGCGAGCGGGACCGGGTGCCGGTGTTCGCGTTCTTCCGGTTGGCGCTGAACGTGGGCGCGGCGGTGGGGCCGGTGCTGGCGATCGCGATCACCCCGTACGGGCTGGAGTCGCTGTTCCTGGTGAGCAGCGGCGCGTACCTGCTGTTCTCGCTGGTGCTGTGGCTCGGGTTGCCGAAGCCCGCGGCGCGGGTGGCCGAGGAGGCGTCCGCGGACGAGGTGGCGGCGGGCGGCAAGCGCTTCCCGGTGCAGCTGGCGCTGTTCTTCACCGGCGTGCTGCTGATCACCGCCGTGTACGTGCAGTACTCGTCGACGGTCCCGCTGGCGGTGGCGGACTTCCACGACGCCAAGGTGTACGCGGGGCTGCTGACGCTCAACGCGGTGCTGGTGATCGTGTTCGAGGTGCCGCTGAGCGCGTGGACGCGGACGCTGCCGTGGCGGCTGCCGCTGGTGCTGGGCACGGCGCTGATGGCGGTGGGCATCGCGGCCTCCGGGTCGTTCCCGTCGTTCGCGCTGCTGATCGCGAGCGTGGTGACCTGGACGATCGGCGAGATCCTGTTCTCCCCGGTGGTGGCGAGCGCCGCGGCGTCGCTGTCGCCGAGCGGGCGGGTCGGGCGGTACCAGGGGTACCTGGCGGCGGTGCAGTCGACGGCGTTCGCGCTGGGACCGGCGGTGGGCACGTACGTGTACGGGCGCGGCGCGCCGCTGCTGTGGGTCTCCTGCCTGGTGGCGGGCCTGCTGGCGGCGGTGGCGTTCACGGCCGCGCACAAGCCGCGCGGCGAGCGGGGCGCGGAGGGTGTGGGCGGCGCGACCGAGGGCTCGGAGCGGAGCAGCGGCGCGGCGGTCTGA
- a CDS encoding AMP-binding protein, translating into MGGEDPRIVLEWLRAATTGGVHRVERGGTRFAPWSEVLGDVERVAAHLRERGIAPRARVGVRGDNSYEWLVLDLALLELGAVPVAIPVPDFKGRPNSEVARTYGLVAVFAAKAARSADDGPAVAPLEDLLGLPGFTPDADPPAPLGKRLPENDREVFTLAFSSGTAGRVKCLLLAWRGVEALVRAQGAAYPMTPEDRVLIALPLSTFQQRYLCYLAIRNACGIVLTTASRFLAALEQGRPTILLGPPNFYEFAHSRYEKLPPHEREALDRAVEPADSLPREEALRLRREVFRSFHDSYGGRARLMLVGSAPVRPEMLEFFARAGFELYQIYGMTEIGYLTWNLPGDNRIGSVGRENQPGSVRIAPDGEVLVTHDVHLCVGYEGEEPEDVEQVFRGPRTIATGDLGEFVDGHLFLKGRKKNVVITSGGEKLQIEDLEFDIAKAGGVNRVALYPAPDGDGYAAAVWYDGDREAARDAVRPRIGLVSSRLGAGRRISRIALLPGELTPESPLLNRNLKVNRDAVRVATSAALEPLDA; encoded by the coding sequence ATGGGCGGGGAAGATCCCCGGATCGTGCTGGAGTGGCTGCGCGCGGCCACCACCGGCGGGGTGCACCGGGTGGAGCGGGGCGGGACGCGGTTCGCGCCGTGGAGCGAGGTGCTCGGCGACGTCGAGCGGGTCGCCGCGCACCTGCGGGAGCGCGGGATCGCGCCGAGGGCGCGGGTGGGCGTGCGCGGGGACAACAGCTACGAGTGGCTGGTGCTGGACCTGGCGCTGCTGGAGCTGGGCGCGGTCCCGGTGGCGATCCCGGTGCCGGACTTCAAGGGCCGCCCCAACTCCGAGGTGGCGCGGACCTACGGGCTGGTCGCGGTGTTCGCCGCCAAGGCCGCGCGCTCGGCCGACGACGGCCCGGCGGTGGCCCCGCTGGAGGACCTGCTGGGGCTGCCGGGGTTCACCCCGGACGCCGATCCCCCGGCCCCGCTGGGGAAGCGGCTGCCGGAGAACGACCGCGAGGTGTTCACGCTGGCGTTCTCCTCCGGCACCGCCGGGCGGGTCAAGTGCCTGCTGCTGGCGTGGCGCGGGGTCGAGGCGCTGGTGCGGGCGCAGGGCGCGGCGTACCCGATGACGCCCGAGGACCGGGTGCTGATCGCGCTGCCGCTGTCCACCTTCCAGCAGCGGTACCTGTGCTACCTGGCGATCCGCAACGCCTGCGGGATCGTGCTCACCACCGCGTCCCGGTTCCTGGCCGCGCTGGAGCAGGGGAGGCCGACGATCCTGCTGGGGCCGCCGAACTTCTACGAGTTCGCGCACAGCCGGTACGAGAAGCTGCCGCCGCACGAGCGCGAGGCGCTGGACCGGGCCGTCGAACCGGCCGACTCGCTGCCCCGCGAGGAGGCGCTGCGCCTGCGGCGCGAGGTGTTCCGCTCGTTCCACGACTCCTACGGCGGCCGGGCGCGGCTGATGCTGGTCGGGTCGGCCCCGGTGCGGCCGGAGATGCTGGAGTTCTTCGCCCGCGCGGGCTTCGAGCTGTACCAGATCTACGGCATGACCGAGATCGGCTACCTGACCTGGAACCTGCCGGGCGACAACCGGATCGGCTCGGTCGGCCGGGAGAACCAGCCCGGCAGCGTGCGGATCGCCCCGGACGGCGAGGTGCTGGTGACGCACGACGTGCACCTGTGCGTCGGCTACGAGGGCGAGGAGCCCGAGGACGTCGAGCAGGTGTTCCGCGGGCCGCGCACGATCGCGACCGGCGACCTCGGCGAGTTCGTCGACGGCCACCTGTTCCTCAAGGGGCGCAAGAAGAACGTCGTGATCACCAGCGGCGGTGAGAAGCTCCAGATCGAGGACCTGGAGTTCGACATCGCCAAGGCGGGCGGGGTCAACCGGGTCGCGCTGTACCCGGCGCCGGACGGCGACGGGTACGCCGCCGCCGTCTGGTACGACGGCGACCGGGAGGCCGCGCGGGACGCGGTGCGCCCCCGCATCGGACTGGTCAGCTCCCGACTGGGGGCCGGGCGGCGGATCAGCCGCATCGCGCTGCTGCCCGGCGAGCTGACCCCGGAAAGCCCGCTGCTGAACCGGAACCTGAAGGTGAACCGGGACGCAGTGCGGGTGGCCACGTCGGCCGCCCTGGAACCGCTCGACGCGTGA
- a CDS encoding phosphopantetheine-binding protein → MTIQKITEDAAAERVALVWERALKVSPVAHDADFLSLGGNSLLLLSIITEVEDVFDVELDVDEVVEDLTVAGMARVVARTAG, encoded by the coding sequence ATGACCATCCAGAAGATCACCGAGGACGCCGCGGCCGAGCGGGTCGCGCTGGTGTGGGAGCGCGCGCTGAAGGTGTCGCCGGTCGCGCACGACGCGGACTTCCTGAGCCTGGGCGGGAACTCCCTGCTGCTGCTGTCCATCATCACCGAGGTCGAGGACGTGTTCGACGTCGAGCTGGACGTGGACGAGGTCGTGGAGGACCTGACCGTGGCGGGCATGGCGCGGGTGGTCGCCAGGACCGCCGGGTGA
- a CDS encoding alpha/beta hydrolase yields MTALGHDWTALVDPELVDSARAQPYVSFTDPLKARRNFARACKLSRALLRGAPDPVGVEVVDTSFPVPGADVGLRVYRPAAAPTPPGVLVYFHGGAFVAGDLDSEHHRCLGFAAAGVAVVSVDYRRPPEHPFPVPGEDCYAAVEWVAGAAAGLGFAPERIAVGGSSAGATLAAAVALMARDRGGPELALQVLLYPALDDRLVSGSMRRYPETSSWKVADSALMWRHYLGDSPEAATSEYAVPARRADFTGVAPAYVLAAEVDALRDEAVDYAVGLSRDGVPVELHHVAGAFHGFDAAVPTAGVSARSLASQAAALRHALLR; encoded by the coding sequence GTGACCGCGCTCGGGCACGACTGGACCGCGCTGGTCGACCCGGAGCTGGTCGACTCGGCGAGGGCCCAGCCGTACGTGTCGTTCACCGACCCGCTGAAGGCGCGGCGGAACTTCGCCCGCGCCTGCAAGCTGTCGCGGGCGCTGCTGCGCGGCGCGCCGGACCCGGTCGGGGTGGAGGTGGTCGACACCTCGTTCCCCGTGCCGGGCGCGGACGTCGGGCTGCGGGTCTACCGGCCCGCCGCCGCCCCGACGCCGCCGGGGGTGCTGGTGTACTTCCACGGCGGGGCGTTCGTCGCGGGCGACCTGGACTCCGAGCACCACCGCTGCCTGGGGTTCGCGGCGGCCGGGGTCGCGGTGGTGTCGGTGGACTACCGGCGACCGCCGGAGCACCCGTTCCCGGTGCCGGGCGAGGACTGCTACGCGGCGGTCGAGTGGGTGGCGGGCGCGGCGGCCGGGCTGGGGTTCGCGCCGGAGCGGATCGCGGTGGGCGGCAGCAGCGCGGGCGCGACGCTGGCCGCGGCGGTGGCGCTGATGGCGCGCGACCGGGGCGGGCCGGAGCTGGCGCTCCAGGTGCTGCTGTACCCGGCGCTGGACGACCGGCTGGTGAGCGGGTCGATGCGGCGCTACCCGGAGACCTCGTCGTGGAAGGTCGCGGACAGCGCGCTGATGTGGCGGCACTACCTCGGCGACTCGCCGGAGGCGGCGACGTCGGAGTACGCGGTTCCCGCGCGGCGCGCGGACTTCACCGGGGTCGCGCCCGCGTACGTGCTGGCGGCCGAGGTGGACGCGCTGCGCGACGAGGCGGTGGACTACGCGGTGGGGCTGTCGCGGGACGGGGTCCCGGTGGAGCTGCACCACGTGGCGGGCGCGTTCCACGGGTTCGACGCGGCGGTGCCGACCGCCGGGGTGTCGGCGCGCTCGCTGGCCTCGCAGGCGGCGGCGCTGCGGCACGCGCTGCTGCGGTGA
- a CDS encoding transketolase C-terminal domain-containing protein, which produces MSAATRRGEAVAGLREALAGNRRVVVVGDEPELAAEFGRERVLASGDAGSVAALVAGGLHPVVAVAPEELPAYQALLVGTGNPVVLRTTGTWAAHLPGVRLVAPATPADSRLLLAEAVRAGEPVVLVEPEPRTAPAEPRGFVVPDPAGRRGFPVSASAEPRGFAIPDPAGRRGFPVSASAEPRGFAVPDPAGPRGLASAPAEPRGFAIPDPAEPRGLPAPTPAEPHGFVVPDPAVPGGFVVPAPAPTTLVVPASAVRAPTAPERAAPELCAGPPPRGAAEPPDPRHPRLSTVDKVVPPLGRAAVLRPGVDVTVLAVAASVDPALRAADALAARRVDAEVVDVRSLFPLDLGTLVASARRTGRVVVVTEPWAARSADALAAAVTELAFDDLLAPVARLRAGTGRPGGPDAADVERAAALLAERGCR; this is translated from the coding sequence GTGAGCGCCGCGACCAGGCGGGGCGAGGCGGTCGCCGGGCTGCGCGAGGCGCTGGCCGGGAACCGGCGCGTGGTGGTGGTCGGCGACGAGCCCGAGCTGGCCGCCGAGTTCGGCCGGGAGCGGGTGCTGGCCTCCGGCGACGCGGGCTCGGTGGCCGCGCTGGTCGCGGGCGGCCTGCACCCCGTGGTGGCGGTGGCCCCGGAGGAGCTGCCCGCGTACCAGGCGTTGCTGGTCGGCACCGGGAACCCGGTCGTGCTGCGCACCACCGGGACCTGGGCCGCGCACCTGCCGGGCGTGCGGCTCGTCGCGCCCGCGACCCCCGCCGACTCGCGGCTGCTGCTGGCCGAGGCGGTGCGCGCGGGGGAGCCGGTGGTGCTGGTCGAACCCGAACCCCGGACCGCTCCCGCCGAACCGCGCGGCTTCGTGGTCCCGGACCCCGCCGGACGGCGCGGGTTCCCGGTCTCGGCTTCCGCCGAACCGCGCGGCTTTGCGATCCCGGACCCCGCCGGACGGCGCGGGTTCCCGGTCTCGGCTTCCGCCGAACCGCGTGGTTTCGCGGTCCCGGACCCCGCCGGGCCGCGCGGCCTCGCCTCGGCTCCCGCCGAACCGCGCGGCTTCGCGATCCCGGACCCCGCCGAACCGCGCGGCCTCCCGGCCCCGACTCCCGCCGAACCACACGGCTTCGTGGTCCCGGACCCCGCAGTTCCGGGCGGCTTCGTGGTCCCGGCGCCCGCTCCCACCACTCTCGTGGTCCCGGCGTCCGCGGTGCGGGCGCCCACCGCGCCGGAGCGCGCGGCACCCGAGCTGTGCGCAGGCCCACCGCCGCGCGGAGCCGCTGAACCACCCGACCCCCGCCACCCCCGGCTGTCCACAGTGGACAAGGTGGTGCCGCCGCTGGGACGTGCCGCAGTGCTCAGGCCGGGCGTCGACGTCACCGTGCTCGCGGTGGCGGCCTCGGTCGACCCCGCCCTGCGCGCCGCCGACGCGCTCGCCGCCCGCAGGGTCGACGCCGAGGTGGTCGACGTCCGCTCGCTGTTCCCCCTCGACCTGGGGACGCTGGTCGCGTCCGCCCGCCGCACCGGCCGGGTCGTGGTGGTCACCGAGCCCTGGGCCGCCCGCAGCGCCGACGCGCTCGCCGCCGCCGTCACCGAGCTGGCGTTCGACGACCTGCTCGCCCCGGTGGCCCGGCTGCGCGCGGGAACCGGGCGCCCCGGCGGCCCGGACGCGGCCGACGTCGAGCGCGCCGCCGCCCTGCTCGCCGAGCGGGGCTGCCGCTGA
- the pcaB gene encoding 3-carboxy-cis,cis-muconate cycloisomerase, with protein sequence MFADTGLLSPGWARTGVDALLDDRAWLRAMITTEVALARAQARLGVVPESAAETIAAAADPDAFDWPGLVEGVHATGNPVVAFVSQLTAIVRAADTEAPATGLSAADHVHRGSTSQDVLDTATMLLCRDALRRLRTDLLATAAALAALAGRHRDTPMAGRTLTQHAVPITFGLKAAGWLAQVLDAVERIEAVLDGGLPVSLGGAAGTLAAYGEFADGDPLDLVEPFAAELGLAPQALPWHSSRTPIADVASVLAFASGALGRLAADVAVLSRTEIGEVAEPAEPGRGASSAMPQKRNPVHATAILTAARQVPALVSVLHQCLVVEDERSAGGWHAEWQPLREALRLVLGAARNAAALTAGLRAFPDRMRENLALTGGAVVSERLGARLTPVLGKVETKRLLTEATAATSGRPDELPDWLHTRLAGAGPDLDALRALCDPRGYTGASGALVDRAVERWRAVGERG encoded by the coding sequence GTGTTCGCTGACACCGGACTGCTCTCGCCGGGCTGGGCCCGCACCGGCGTGGACGCCCTGCTCGACGACCGGGCCTGGCTGCGCGCCATGATCACCACCGAGGTGGCGCTCGCCAGGGCGCAGGCGCGGCTGGGCGTCGTGCCGGAGTCCGCCGCCGAGACCATCGCGGCGGCGGCCGACCCCGACGCGTTCGACTGGCCCGGCCTCGTGGAGGGCGTGCACGCCACCGGGAACCCGGTGGTCGCGTTCGTCTCCCAGCTCACCGCCATCGTCCGCGCGGCCGACACCGAGGCGCCCGCCACCGGCCTGTCCGCCGCCGACCACGTCCACCGGGGCAGCACCAGCCAGGACGTCCTGGACACCGCCACGATGCTGCTGTGCCGGGACGCGCTGCGCAGGCTCCGCACCGACCTGCTCGCCACCGCCGCCGCGCTCGCCGCGCTGGCCGGGCGGCACCGCGACACCCCCATGGCGGGCCGCACCCTCACCCAGCACGCCGTCCCGATCACCTTCGGCCTCAAGGCCGCGGGCTGGCTGGCCCAAGTGCTCGACGCCGTCGAGCGGATCGAGGCGGTGCTGGACGGCGGCCTCCCGGTCTCCCTGGGCGGGGCGGCGGGCACCCTGGCCGCCTACGGCGAGTTCGCCGACGGCGACCCGCTCGACCTGGTCGAGCCGTTCGCCGCCGAGCTGGGCCTGGCCCCGCAGGCCCTGCCCTGGCACTCCTCCCGGACCCCGATCGCCGACGTGGCCTCGGTGCTGGCGTTCGCCTCCGGGGCGCTGGGCAGGCTCGCGGCCGACGTGGCGGTGCTGTCCCGCACCGAGATCGGCGAGGTCGCCGAACCCGCGGAACCGGGGCGGGGCGCGTCCTCGGCCATGCCGCAGAAGCGCAACCCGGTGCACGCCACGGCGATCCTCACCGCCGCCAGGCAGGTCCCCGCGCTCGTCTCGGTGCTGCACCAGTGCCTGGTGGTCGAGGACGAGCGGTCGGCGGGCGGCTGGCACGCCGAGTGGCAGCCGCTGCGGGAGGCGCTGCGGCTGGTGCTGGGCGCGGCCCGCAACGCCGCCGCGCTCACGGCGGGCCTGCGCGCGTTCCCGGACCGGATGCGGGAGAACCTCGCGCTCACCGGCGGCGCGGTCGTGTCCGAGCGGCTGGGCGCGCGGCTCACCCCGGTGCTGGGCAAGGTGGAGACCAAGCGGCTGCTCACCGAGGCCACCGCCGCCACCTCGGGCCGCCCGGACGAGCTGCCGGACTGGTTGCACACCAGGCTGGCGGGCGCCGGACCCGACCTGGACGCGCTGCGCGCGCTGTGCGACCCGCGCGGCTACACCGGCGCGTCCGGCGCGCTGGTCGACCGCGCGGTCGAGCGCTGGCGCGCGGTCGGGGAGCGCGGGTGA